A window from Streptomyces sp. NBC_00335 encodes these proteins:
- a CDS encoding 16S rRNA (uracil(1498)-N(3))-methyltransferase has protein sequence MTAPVFVVEKVPAGPEFVLDGPEGRHAVSVKRLAPGEALVLTDGRGGWAEAVVTAAEGKDRLVVSVSGVHEEAEPAVRITVVQALPKGDRGEVAVETMTETGVDAIVPWQASRCITQWRGDRGAKSLAKWRATARESGKQSRRVRFPEVEEALSTKQVATLLAGADLAVVLHEDRDAPSGALATAELPAAGSIVLVVGPEGGVSPDELAAFAAAGAHPYRLGPSVLRTSTAGTAAAAVLLARTGRWS, from the coding sequence ATGACCGCCCCGGTGTTCGTGGTCGAAAAGGTTCCCGCGGGGCCGGAGTTCGTCCTGGACGGCCCCGAGGGCCGCCACGCGGTCTCCGTGAAGCGGCTGGCCCCCGGCGAGGCCCTCGTGCTGACCGACGGCCGGGGCGGCTGGGCCGAGGCCGTGGTCACGGCCGCCGAGGGCAAGGACCGCCTCGTCGTCTCCGTGTCCGGGGTCCACGAGGAGGCGGAGCCGGCCGTCCGGATCACCGTCGTCCAGGCCCTGCCCAAGGGCGACCGCGGCGAGGTCGCCGTCGAGACCATGACGGAGACCGGCGTCGACGCGATCGTGCCCTGGCAGGCCTCGCGCTGCATCACCCAGTGGCGCGGCGACCGGGGTGCCAAATCCCTCGCGAAGTGGCGGGCCACCGCCCGCGAGTCCGGCAAGCAGTCCCGCCGGGTCCGCTTCCCCGAGGTCGAGGAGGCGCTGTCGACCAAGCAGGTCGCGACCCTGCTCGCCGGGGCCGACCTCGCCGTGGTCCTGCACGAGGACCGGGACGCCCCCTCGGGCGCGCTGGCCACCGCGGAACTGCCCGCCGCCGGCTCCATCGTCCTGGTCGTCGGCCCCGAGGGCGGGGTCTCCCCGGACGAACTCGCCGCCTTCGCCGCGGCCGGGGCGCACCCGTACCGGCTGGGGCCCTCGGTGCTGCGCACCTCCACGGCGGGCACGGCCGCCGCGGCGGTGCTGCTGGCGAGGACGGGCCGCTGGTCCTGA